In Selenomonas dianae, a genomic segment contains:
- a CDS encoding purple acid phosphatase family protein, which translates to MSNETKLSRRRFLKAAAALGVLGAGGAALWHMGLSRLKDFGLPRTAQVIYAERLRQIVAEDNGRGRTIMWDLVVPLENQVLELRLPREDRARTYPVREAFFTDDGLTLYQYAAEPDQLTPGTHYRYRIVAGTAATDWQDLYAPLPDEPYKMLIFPDAQSANYGDWQQLAHLAWARNTDAQLFACMGDLVDNGEDRTQWAAFFRGVEEVMRVIPGAPVMGNHETYNLEWKTRLPEAYLNYFKTPPNGSKEFERYYYSFDHGAVHYIVLCTQQKELVGFKDGLVAEQLSWIRRDLKAHRKRWNVVLMHKDVLQYRIHGRPEREEGIDEENGLVWMPVFDELAIDVVFTAHLHTYRNRGHIYHFTKTPDKKGPLYILTGVAGDVRYPNLWIDHAFDEATLPQPETDNYLTMEVAHDALEIACFLPDGTEMDRVRVTKR; encoded by the coding sequence ATGTCGAATGAAACGAAGTTGAGCCGCCGCAGATTTTTGAAGGCGGCTGCGGCACTGGGCGTGCTTGGGGCGGGTGGCGCGGCGCTCTGGCACATGGGGCTGAGCCGCCTCAAGGATTTTGGACTGCCGCGCACCGCGCAGGTGATCTATGCGGAGCGGCTGCGTCAGATCGTGGCGGAGGACAACGGGCGCGGGCGCACCATCATGTGGGATCTTGTTGTGCCGCTGGAGAATCAGGTGCTCGAACTGCGTCTGCCGCGCGAAGATCGGGCGCGGACGTACCCCGTGCGCGAGGCTTTTTTTACGGACGATGGTCTGACGCTCTATCAGTATGCTGCGGAGCCGGATCAGCTCACGCCCGGTACGCACTACCGTTACCGCATTGTGGCGGGGACGGCGGCGACAGACTGGCAGGATCTCTATGCGCCGCTGCCGGACGAGCCTTACAAGATGCTCATTTTCCCCGACGCGCAGTCGGCGAACTACGGGGACTGGCAGCAGCTCGCGCATCTCGCGTGGGCGCGCAATACGGACGCGCAGCTCTTTGCGTGCATGGGCGATCTCGTGGACAATGGTGAGGATCGCACGCAGTGGGCGGCATTTTTTCGCGGTGTCGAGGAGGTGATGCGCGTCATTCCGGGCGCACCCGTCATGGGCAACCATGAGACGTATAATCTGGAATGGAAAACGCGTCTGCCCGAGGCATATCTGAATTATTTCAAAACCCCGCCGAACGGGAGCAAGGAGTTCGAACGATACTACTATTCGTTTGACCACGGCGCGGTACACTACATCGTGCTCTGCACGCAGCAGAAGGAACTCGTGGGATTCAAGGACGGGTTGGTCGCTGAGCAGCTGTCATGGATCCGCCGCGATCTCAAGGCGCACAGAAAACGCTGGAACGTCGTCCTCATGCACAAGGATGTCCTGCAATACCGCATCCACGGACGCCCCGAGCGGGAGGAGGGGATCGACGAGGAGAACGGGCTCGTGTGGATGCCCGTATTCGACGAGCTTGCGATTGATGTCGTCTTTACGGCGCATCTGCACACCTATCGCAACCGCGGTCACATCTATCATTTTACAAAAACGCCGGACAAGAAAGGCCCGCTCTACATCCTCACGGGCGTTGCGGGCGATGTGCGCTATCCGAATCTCTGGATCGACCATGCCTTTGACGAGGCGACGCTGCCGCAGCCCGAGACGGACAACTATCTCACGATGGAGGTCGCGCATGACGCGCTTGAGATCGCTTGCTTCCTGCCCGACGGCACGGAGATGGATCGCGTGCGTGTGACGAAGCGATAG
- a CDS encoding biotin transporter BioY yields MKLREMILCGLFIALVAVGAFVRIPVGTDVYTLQFLFTLLAGLMLGARLGALAIGTYVLMGLVGIPVFASGGGPSYVLQPTFGYLVGFIVQGWVTGAFVRTGAPTFRRALTACLLGMVVVYVFGISYFYFASNYIIDAPIGFWVAIWYCGVLQVLPDFLLCVAAAYIGVRTQKAGLWL; encoded by the coding sequence ATGAAGCTACGAGAAATGATCCTTTGCGGGCTCTTTATTGCGCTCGTTGCGGTCGGCGCGTTCGTCCGCATCCCGGTTGGAACGGACGTATATACGCTCCAGTTCCTCTTTACACTACTCGCGGGGCTGATGCTCGGGGCGCGGCTCGGTGCGCTCGCGATCGGGACGTATGTGCTGATGGGACTGGTCGGGATTCCCGTCTTTGCCTCGGGCGGCGGGCCCTCGTATGTGCTTCAGCCGACGTTCGGCTACCTCGTGGGCTTCATTGTGCAGGGTTGGGTGACGGGCGCGTTTGTTCGCACGGGCGCGCCGACGTTCCGTCGTGCACTGACGGCGTGCCTTTTAGGCATGGTGGTGGTCTATGTCTTTGGCATTTCGTATTTCTACTTCGCATCGAACTACATCATCGACGCGCCGATCGGGTTCTGGGTGGCGATCTGGTACTGCGGGGTCTTGCAGGTTCTGCCGGACTTCCTGCTCTGTGTCGCGGCGGCGTACATCGGCGTGCGGACACAGAAGGCGGGACTTTGGCTGTAA
- the bioD gene encoding dethiobiotin synthase: protein MGKALFITGTGTDIGKTYVTGLIVKKLVDAGLRAGYYKAALSGAEVAADGTLLPGDALHVARVAHLAAEDTTVSYVYRDAVSPHLAAQIEDRPMDFDKVERDFRAAKERTEYLTVEGSGGIICPLRWDNEEHVILDDLALRLGLSALVVADAGLGTINAAVLTAEHLKMRGIPLRGFIFNNWQGGAMQEDNVRMVEILTGARVLACVEHGAAKLPMAADALAALYQ, encoded by the coding sequence ATGGGCAAGGCATTATTTATTACAGGCACGGGTACGGACATCGGCAAGACCTACGTCACGGGGCTGATTGTGAAAAAACTCGTGGATGCGGGGCTGCGTGCGGGCTACTACAAGGCGGCTCTCTCGGGGGCGGAGGTGGCTGCGGACGGCACGCTGCTGCCGGGAGATGCGCTCCATGTCGCACGCGTCGCGCATCTTGCGGCGGAGGATACAACGGTTTCCTATGTTTACCGCGACGCCGTATCCCCTCATCTCGCCGCGCAGATCGAGGATCGTCCGATGGATTTCGACAAGGTGGAGCGGGACTTTCGCGCGGCAAAGGAGCGGACGGAGTATCTGACCGTCGAGGGCAGCGGCGGCATCATCTGCCCCCTGCGCTGGGACAATGAGGAGCACGTTATTCTGGACGATCTCGCCCTGCGGCTCGGGCTCTCTGCGCTTGTCGTCGCGGACGCGGGGCTCGGCACGATCAACGCCGCCGTCCTCACAGCGGAGCATTTGAAGATGCGTGGCATTCCGCTGAGGGGATTCATCTTTAACAATTGGCAGGGCGGCGCGATGCAGGAGGACAATGTGCGGATGGTGGAGATCCTGACGGGAGCACGCGTGCTTGCCTGTGTAGAGCACGGTGCTGCAAAGCTGCCGATGGCGGCGGACGCACTTGCCGCATTGTATCAGTAA
- the bioA gene encoding adenosylmethionine--8-amino-7-oxononanoate transaminase: MPTIEERDLRHIWHPCAQMKDYEELPPMVIDHAKGAWLYDVHGHSYLDIVSSWWANLLGHANEKINARIAAQLDRLEHVIFANFSHRPAIELAERLAALVPEGLTKFHFNDNGSSAVEAALKMAFQYCQQTGRTEKTRFMCLSEGYHGETIGALSVGSMDLFAEMYKPMMMDNIHVEAPDCYRCPYGKQRGNCDCACIEHAERAFAQHGHETAAMIVEPLLQGSAGMRIYPEEYLRKLRALCDTYDVLLIADEIATGFGRTGRLFSCERAGVSPDLMCLSKGLTGGYMPMSITIVKEKIYEAFYADWSEGKAFMHSHTYAGNPLGCAAALAVLDILDEENVLEQAEHTAAWLTERMTEAFGAHPNVGEIRHIGLIHAVELVEDRAEKRSFDSARRLGYAIYRRALKHGLLLRPLGDVLYFNPPLNIGMPDLEIAIERMKLSMDEVLGA; the protein is encoded by the coding sequence ATGCCGACGATTGAGGAGCGCGATCTGCGCCATATCTGGCATCCGTGCGCACAGATGAAGGACTATGAGGAACTGCCGCCCATGGTGATAGACCACGCAAAGGGCGCGTGGCTCTACGATGTGCACGGGCATTCCTATCTCGACATCGTGAGTTCGTGGTGGGCGAACCTCCTCGGGCACGCGAACGAGAAGATCAATGCGCGGATTGCGGCGCAGCTTGACCGCCTCGAACACGTCATCTTTGCGAATTTCTCCCACCGCCCCGCGATTGAACTCGCCGAGCGGCTTGCCGCGCTCGTGCCCGAGGGACTGACGAAGTTCCACTTCAACGACAACGGATCGTCGGCGGTCGAGGCGGCGCTCAAGATGGCGTTCCAATACTGTCAGCAGACGGGGCGCACGGAGAAAACCCGCTTTATGTGCCTTTCGGAGGGCTACCACGGCGAGACCATCGGCGCACTCTCGGTTGGGAGCATGGATCTCTTTGCCGAGATGTACAAACCCATGATGATGGACAACATTCACGTCGAGGCTCCCGACTGCTACCGCTGTCCGTACGGGAAACAGCGCGGGAACTGTGACTGTGCGTGCATTGAGCACGCGGAGCGTGCCTTTGCACAGCACGGGCACGAAACGGCAGCGATGATCGTCGAGCCGCTGCTCCAAGGGAGTGCGGGGATGCGCATCTACCCCGAGGAATACCTCAGAAAACTGCGTGCGCTCTGTGATACCTATGATGTGCTCCTTATCGCGGACGAGATCGCGACGGGCTTCGGGCGTACGGGACGGCTTTTTTCGTGTGAGCGTGCGGGCGTCTCGCCCGATCTCATGTGCCTCTCGAAGGGGTTGACGGGCGGCTATATGCCGATGTCCATTACCATCGTTAAGGAAAAGATCTACGAGGCGTTCTATGCCGACTGGAGCGAGGGCAAGGCGTTCATGCATAGTCATACCTATGCGGGCAATCCGCTCGGCTGTGCGGCCGCGCTTGCGGTGCTCGACATCCTCGACGAGGAAAATGTATTGGAGCAGGCGGAGCATACCGCCGCGTGGCTGACAGAGCGGATGACGGAGGCGTTCGGCGCACATCCAAACGTCGGCGAGATCCGTCACATCGGACTGATTCACGCCGTCGAGCTCGTCGAGGATCGCGCGGAGAAACGTTCCTTTGACAGTGCGCGCCGCCTCGGCTACGCCATCTATCGCCGTGCGCTGAAACATGGTCTGCTGCTGCGTCCGCTCGGCGACGTGCTCTACTTCAATCCGCCGCTCAACATCGGTATGCCCGATCTCGAAATCGCCATTGAGCGCATGAAGCTCTCGATGGACGAAGTGCTCGGGGCGTAA